The following proteins are co-located in the Paludibaculum fermentans genome:
- a CDS encoding TIGR03790 family protein — MTLPTATRLFVLLSAAAGACGALTPADVLILGNRNSSVSKSITEYYARQRGIPKDQVLLLGMPVAEEISRAEYDSHIAGPMASFLRKRKWEDRILVIVTTSGVPLKIKGSQGPTGTAASVDSELAALYGDLKGTPHPIPGPMPNPFYGSDRPFSHPEFPLYLVTRLTGYTFQDVRGLIDRALRARNRGIVVLDQHYPGMELGDNWLFRATLHLPKDRVLHEETENVVYGAKFVIGYASWGSNDKKRHERDVKFEYLPGAIVTEFVSTDGRTFQEPPASWVPGGSWENRADHFAGSPQTLSADFIRQGATGVSGHVYEPYLQQTPHPEVLFPAYLSGKTLAESFWSSIPVLSWMNIVVGDPLCRLAP, encoded by the coding sequence ATGACTCTACCGACAGCGACGCGGCTGTTCGTCCTTCTCTCCGCGGCTGCCGGCGCGTGCGGTGCCCTGACCCCGGCGGATGTGCTGATTCTCGGCAACCGCAACTCCTCGGTCTCGAAGTCGATCACCGAGTACTACGCCCGCCAGCGAGGCATTCCGAAAGACCAGGTTCTGCTGTTGGGCATGCCGGTAGCCGAGGAGATCTCGCGGGCCGAATACGACAGCCACATCGCGGGACCGATGGCCTCGTTCCTGCGCAAGCGCAAGTGGGAGGACCGCATTCTCGTGATCGTCACCACGTCCGGCGTCCCTTTGAAGATCAAAGGCTCGCAGGGCCCCACTGGCACGGCGGCGTCGGTGGATTCGGAACTCGCCGCGCTCTACGGCGACCTGAAGGGCACTCCGCACCCGATACCGGGCCCCATGCCGAATCCGTTCTACGGCAGCGACCGCCCGTTCTCGCACCCGGAGTTCCCGCTCTACCTGGTGACCCGTTTGACCGGCTACACCTTTCAGGACGTGCGCGGGCTGATCGATCGCGCCCTGCGGGCCCGCAATCGCGGCATCGTCGTCCTCGACCAGCACTATCCCGGCATGGAGCTCGGGGACAACTGGCTGTTCCGCGCCACGCTCCACCTGCCCAAGGACCGCGTGCTGCATGAAGAAACGGAAAACGTGGTCTATGGAGCCAAGTTCGTCATCGGCTACGCCAGTTGGGGCTCGAACGACAAAAAGCGCCATGAGCGCGACGTGAAGTTCGAATACCTGCCGGGGGCCATCGTGACGGAGTTCGTCTCGACCGACGGGCGGACGTTCCAGGAGCCCCCCGCCAGTTGGGTGCCAGGCGGGTCGTGGGAAAACCGGGCCGACCACTTCGCCGGCTCACCGCAGACCTTGTCGGCCGACTTCATCCGGCAGGGCGCCACCGGCGTTTCCGGCCACGTCTACGAGCCCTACCTTCAGCAGACGCCGCACCCGGAGGTGCTCTTCCCTGCCTACCTCTCCGGCAAAACCCTGGCCGAGAGCTTCTGGTCGTCCATCCC